From one Oculatellaceae cyanobacterium genomic stretch:
- the rnc gene encoding ribonuclease III — MHKLLIFQDDNLLRRALTHRSYVSENPGECEDNERLEFLGDALLTFLSGEYLYRRHPQMPEGELTRRRSALVDEKQLAKFAIEVGVDLRMRLGRGAMLGGGYHNPNLMSSTFEAVVGAYYLDNNSDIEAVRACVEPLFDLVPESSVLSVVTVDSKNRFQQWVQTNISPTPPKYVTVSAGGTPHDPQFISQVFVGEKVYGEGRGRSKKDAEKQAAENALGKVKKQRVF; from the coding sequence ATGCACAAACTTCTAATATTCCAAGATGACAATTTATTGCGCCGTGCGCTTACTCACCGATCTTATGTGAGCGAAAACCCTGGAGAATGTGAAGATAATGAACGGCTAGAATTTTTGGGTGATGCGTTACTTACTTTTTTAAGTGGCGAGTATCTTTATCGTCGTCATCCCCAAATGCCAGAAGGTGAATTAACTCGTAGACGTTCCGCATTAGTAGATGAGAAACAATTAGCAAAATTTGCGATAGAAGTAGGTGTAGATTTGAGAATGCGGTTGGGAAGAGGTGCAATGTTAGGTGGTGGTTATCACAATCCTAATTTAATGAGTAGCACTTTTGAAGCTGTTGTTGGTGCTTACTATTTAGATAACAATTCAGATATTGAAGCAGTCCGCGCTTGCGTGGAACCTTTGTTTGATTTAGTACCAGAAAGTTCTGTTTTGTCAGTTGTTACTGTAGATTCTAAAAATCGTTTTCAGCAATGGGTACAGACGAATATTTCTCCCACGCCTCCAAAATACGTTACTGTCTCAGCGGGAGGAACGCCGCACGACCCTCAATTTATTTCTCAAGTGTTTGTAGGTGAGAAAGTATATGGAGAAGGGAGGGGGCGCAGTAAGAAAGACGCGGAGAAGCAAGCGGCGGAGAATGCACTAGGTAAGGTGAAAAAACAACGGGTATTTTAG
- a CDS encoding NYN domain-containing protein, translated as MLDNQVACTGKSSQHKDSVSLYVDNQNVCLNEQEANWILDFTKSKGCWNCTRTYYNSLCKNQADLKNNLSALKLSWIDVPCSLKNSADNQLISDCLDDLDKGLLGDIVIIVSGDGDFAKLVRLLKKLGRKVIILAKRGNVKQMLTELADKFHFIDELPQPPASQVELNTDGVLSTISYEDAIECLNAAIKTAMSQNKKTGFRLISNLMCDDKQFPNYTGSASIRQADGKNFSRFRKFINAVVKDGKIFVENNEIFLAEECKMAA; from the coding sequence ATGCTAGACAATCAAGTCGCTTGCACTGGAAAAAGTAGCCAGCATAAAGATTCAGTATCCCTTTATGTGGATAATCAGAATGTTTGCTTAAATGAGCAGGAAGCAAATTGGATATTAGACTTTACCAAATCAAAAGGATGTTGGAATTGCACAAGAACTTACTATAATTCACTTTGTAAAAATCAAGCTGATTTAAAAAATAATTTATCAGCTTTGAAGCTTAGTTGGATTGATGTTCCTTGTTCTCTAAAAAATAGTGCAGACAATCAATTAATTTCTGACTGTCTTGATGATCTTGATAAAGGATTACTTGGCGATATAGTGATCATAGTTTCAGGAGATGGAGATTTTGCTAAATTAGTTCGTCTCCTCAAAAAATTAGGGAGAAAGGTCATTATTTTGGCTAAAAGAGGAAATGTTAAACAAATGCTAACAGAATTAGCAGATAAGTTTCATTTTATTGATGAATTACCTCAGCCACCAGCAAGTCAAGTTGAACTTAATACAGATGGTGTTCTATCTACTATTAGTTACGAGGATGCTATTGAGTGCTTAAACGCAGCTATCAAAACAGCGATGAGTCAAAATAAAAAGACAGGATTTCGTTTAATCAGTAATCTGATGTGTGATGATAAACAATTTCCCAATTACACAGGATCTGCCTCTATCCGCCAAGCTGATGGAAAGAATTTTTCAAGGTTTCGTAAGTTTATCAATGCTGTCGTAAAAGATGGAAAAATATTCGTGGAAAATAATGAGATATTTTTGGCTGAGGAATGTAAAATGGCAGCTTAA
- a CDS encoding PEP-CTERM sorting domain-containing protein (PEP-CTERM proteins occur, often in large numbers, in the proteomes of bacteria that also encode an exosortase, a predicted intramembrane cysteine proteinase. The presence of a PEP-CTERM domain at a protein's C-terminus predicts cleavage within the sorting domain, followed by covalent anchoring to some some component of the (usually Gram-negative) cell surface. Many PEP-CTERM proteins exhibit an unusual sequence composition that includes large numbers of potential glycosylation sites. Expression of one such protein has been shown restore the ability of a bacterium to form floc, a type of biofilm.): MRFKLLSAIAAVVSIATFQSAANAITFNFIFDNTDDGGVNSPLVGSGIFNFDGDPGDGTFSLSDLPNYNFNFELNTGDVFTTSDITTPIDEVLTIISSNTSAREVNFSNINGFGSGTEGGSIDFRNASGSVLSFEPPGTGGNLDLYFVTAQGDSYFGNYQGIAVSSVPEPSTNLALLTFSAVGVGLLLRRKQKKVTVKI; this comes from the coding sequence ATGAGGTTTAAACTATTATCGGCGATCGCTGCTGTAGTTAGCATAGCTACTTTTCAATCGGCTGCTAATGCTATAACTTTTAATTTCATTTTTGACAATACTGATGACGGCGGAGTAAATTCTCCTTTAGTAGGGTCTGGAATTTTTAATTTTGATGGAGATCCAGGAGATGGAACATTTTCGTTATCAGATCTCCCCAACTATAACTTCAACTTTGAGTTGAATACAGGTGATGTATTTACCACTAGCGATATTACTACGCCTATAGATGAAGTTTTAACGATTATTTCGTCCAATACTTCTGCCCGTGAAGTTAACTTTAGCAATATCAATGGGTTCGGATCTGGTACAGAGGGAGGTTCAATTGATTTCAGGAATGCTAGTGGTAGTGTTTTATCCTTTGAACCACCTGGAACTGGAGGAAATTTAGATTTGTATTTTGTAACTGCTCAAGGGGATAGTTATTTTGGTAACTATCAGGGAATAGCCGTCAGCAGTGTTCCTGAACCTAGCACTAATTTAGCATTACTTACATTTAGTGCTGTAGGTGTAGGTTTATTATTGCGACGCAAGCAAAAGAAAGTAACTGTCAAAATTTAG